Below is a window of Quercus robur chromosome 6, dhQueRobu3.1, whole genome shotgun sequence DNA.
aaaactcaaggagagagagaggttgcTAATTCCATGGTATGCAAAAATAAGTCATAATGACAGCATCACATTGGTTTTGGGATTTATTTGGTGTCCAGTCTGTTCATTTGACCTTTCAACCTTTTTCACTAATATGTTAACTTAACCATTTTTCTTCATCCACACTAATGACTTGTCTCCAGTAatcataacaaaaagaaaaaagaattcttACATTTTCCAAATCAAATGTGGCATTTGACTTAAAAccagagaaattttttttaatataaattgaagtaaaatatttgaaaaaaagttCGAAaagacaataattttttttataaccttTTTCATAGAGATTGCGGTTATATgttttaattggttttaataaaaatgatattaaaagtGACTATAATTTTCTAATGTATGAATTAGATATACACATCATTTATCTTATGGTATGATCAATAACTATATCAGATTCACTTGGTGTGAGaaagatgatatatatatatatatatatatatatatatatctaattcATATTACTTGAAGGACAAAACTTATATACAGTATTTTAGGAACTGTTCCTTAAGTTTCCTTCTTAAAATTCTGCCATGTggttatttaaataaaaaatataatttcatccATTGAGAAAAAAGCTACATGATAGAATTTTAAGAGGGAAATTTAAGGAACAACGCCTAAGTCTTGCCCTCATTATAATTACAACTGAAagttatgtataaaaaaatggaaaaaaaaaactacaattttttttttccaaaaatatccAATTTACCCTATAATCACAAATATCACGTAACACTATTTgaatctacttttttttccgTCCATCTTTAGTGGTAATTTATCTATTATTTGGTTGcacatataattattataaaaatactcGTGCAATTAGGACAAGGAAGGGAAGCATAGAACTTGGAGTAGCATGAAATTTTAGAAAGATATTTAAGTGTTATAGAAAGATATCCATTTGGTATGATACTTTAAGCaacactttttagtttttaaataacattacacgtattttcacacactttttcacccacatgtatttaaaaaaaaatacaaataacgaTTACTAGATCAATGTTACCAAACAGCCCCAATGTTGTTTAGTTttcaatattataaaaatacatatttgagtGTTATAAAAATACATGTGAAAAGTGTTAttactatttaaatattaaaaattgttgtttaaacaacagtgcCAAACAATCCTTCATGTTAATACTTCTATTTGTGCTTCGAGAACACATTGAACATTTTCGAAAAGTCTTGTTAGTAGTACGTAGTGGTAcaattctctcttcttcttttttttttcttttacaacaaaaagatataaatatacgaaatatatatattttttttaccagaaacaattttttatttactctgaaacatttttttttttttttaagaaaagatgACTTCTTTTAGTcattctttagtttttgttttgatgatgtGTCAACCTCAGTCTTCACACTCTTCAGGACacaaattagagaaaaaaaaggaaaagaaagaaatttgaaGAAACAGCAAGGAAATAGAAAGCTTTCCAATTCTGATGCTTCCCTTTCACTGTATGTAATGTGAAGCCATACCTCTACCTCTGCTTCTCATATATATCAATATCAGTCATCACCAAACACTGATAACTCCATTGCTTCTCTCTTTATTAAACCCCaccaccatctctctctctcttctcagaATTCCATGTGCCTCTCTCTACTCCTGTGCTCTCAAATTCCCTTAAACTGCACAAAAAAACGAGTCTTTTGCCTCTTTTGCTTTTGCTATCAcatttgttttgtgttgttttgttttgggttgttCCAAAACAGGCAAGTGTGGCTTGAGAGAAGCTGAAACTACcattttttggagctttgggattGTATAGTGACAGCATTTGACCGTTTGAGTAAAACCCGGAAAGGAAAGCTAAAACTGAATCCTTGCATATTTGGAGATTTTGGACAATGGGGTTGATTTAAATGGATTTGGGAGCCTGGGAATGAGATTTTGAGGTTCTTTTAAGAAGAGATCTGGGGTTTgagttttgttcatttttttttttttgaggagggCCTTGTGGAGCAAGTGATTTCAGAAGTGGTTCTGTGAACAGGTAAGCATTGAGAAACTTTTCTGTGCATAGagcctttgtgtgtgtgtgtgtgtgtttttgttgttgttgttgttattattttttgttatttttgagtgtttatatattcatttattCTCTATTTGGTTGCTGAGAGAACTGGGAAATTCTTTAAAAGATAATGGAACTTTGTAATTGTATAAGTGTTTTCCAGAATTCATAACTTTTAAAACTATAGGCTTGTTGTCGGTGTGGTTGTTTTAGGATAGGTTTAGGGAAGATTTTGGGTTTCTTAGGCCCCAAACGGTGAAATTTTGTCTTTCTGGGTTGTAtggttcttttttcttcttatttatttatttttgtgtgtggatGATGGGGTTGTTTGGTTATTGGTTTGTATGAAATGATATATGAATGTGCTTGTTGAATGTGTTGGTTTTTCTGAAAGCAACATCTTTATCTgtctgattttgtttttttctttctttggttgaAATCTGGATTAGTTATAGGCATTTGTGTTGAGTAGGAGATAGGCTTGTGTTGTTTGTGATGGGAATCTTGAATGGTGAAAATTGGGTGGAAGATTTGGTCTTTGGGGACATAATGCAAAAGTAAAGTTTTTGGATATATGGAATTGcatttttcttatgtttttacTGTGTAATTTGCAGGCAACTTGGTATCAGAAAAAAATGGCAACTGATCTTAACACAGGACTGTCCAAAAAGacatttgtttttggtttgaaaGTGTGGGTGTTAATGGGGATTATCGTCGggttgtttattgtagtaatCCTTGTGTTGCTATCATTTTGTCTGACTTCCCGAAAGAAATCTAAAAGGGGTAATGACATGCTTCCCCTTAGCCAAATTCCAGCTGTTTCAGAGGAAATCAAAGAGATTAAGGTTGATCAAGCTTCAGCAAACCATTATTTTCCCCAAGATGGTGCTTTTCTTACCCTCAGTGATAAGTTCCCTGACAAAGAGTTGGAGAAGGTTTTGATCCATTCAAAGAATGGAGATAATGGGAGTCAGTCAGGTTCATTTAATAATGTTGAGCATGAAGGTGCTGGTTCTCAGTCGGGAGAAGAGGGAGGTGCGGGAACACTTTCTGTGCACAGGCCTTCTTCACGCCCCATAACTGCTCCTtcacctttgtctggtctgcCTGAGTTCTCTCACCTTGGTTGGGGTCACTGGTTTACACTAAGGGACCTAGATCGTGCAACAAACCGGTTTTCAAAGGAAAATATTATCGGTGAGGGTGGGTATGGAACTGTCTTTCGAGGTCAGTTGATTAATGGATCTCCTGTGGCTGTTAAGAAGCTCTTCAACAATCTGTAAGTTATTTCAATGCTTGTTttgcttacattttttttccttggtggACTTTCTGTAGgttatattttctttctataattgtgtaaattatcTTATAGAGGACAAGCTGAGAAGGAATTTAGAGTGGAAGTTGAGGCTATTGGTCATGTTCGGCATAAGAACCTAGTTCGTCTTTTGGGGTATTGCGTTGAAGGAACCGAAAGGTATCATATCCATTTATATTCCATCTTTGTATTTTTGGCActagtaaattatattttaatttcatgcttgtttttaaatatatttatacaaatGAACTGTCAAAAGTAATTTGTCTTATCCCTCAGTGTTTCACTAATCTGCTGAGTATTGATTAATGCtcttcatataaaaaaaaaaattgtgtcaagAATTCACTAGAATATTTTTTactagaaaacaaaagaaactgTAATCTTTGCAACTGAATGAGTTGACTAATTTTTGCATGCATCTTTGCAATTGAATATATTCCCTTGTCAGATTGTTGGTATATGAGTATGTCAACAATGGCAATTTAGAGCAGTGGCTTCATGGAGCTATGCGTCAACATGGATTTCTTACTTGGGAAGCTCGGATGAAAATTCTCCTTGGCACTGCTAAGGCGTAAGTCCATCCAtaccttaatttgattatttaGCCTTCTCTTGAGTTTGTTGCCTTTAGACTCATGAATGATTACATGTTGCAGGCTGGCTTATTTACATGAGGCTATTGAGCCTAAAGTAGTCCATCGAGATATCAAATCAAGCAATATATTGATTGATGATGACTTCAATGCTAAGATATCTGATTTTGGTCTGGCCAAATTGCTGTGTGCTGGGACAAGTTATATTACAACTAGAATTATGGGTACCTTTGGGTGAGTATTTTCCCCCTTTCTGATAAACAGTTTCTTGCATTGTCAATAGGCACCGATTTATTTGCTCCTCTTTTTCATTGCTTTTGTTTCCTAGGTTTAGTATATGTACGAGAAAATATTACTTTAACTGATTGGTATTTAACTATCCTTTTTCTTCCCCTGCTTTGATTGTGTGTCAGTTATGTTGCTCCAGAATATGCTAATTCTGGCCTCCTAAATGAGAAGAGTGATGTCTATAGTTTTGGGGTGGTGCTTCTGGAAGCAATAACGGGAAGAGACCCCGTGGATTATGGCCGGCCCCAGCATGAGGTATGCAATCATATTTCTTTTTGCTGCAACAGTTATTTGAAATTCCGCATGAGTATTGTTATTTCACTGTATTTGTTGCTTAGCAGCTACTGAAGGTGGTTTATAGGATTTCACTTTCCCCTCTTATACTTCATGTTAGGTTGCATGTCGTGAGTTAGTTAAATATAACTTGCAATTTCAATAAAATGGATACATGCACACCAAAGTTACTTTGGAGTTTTTAGCAGCTTAATTTGTTATATGATGCAGTTTTCCTTCCACAATTTATCTCAAAATGCATGACATGGCACTATACAGTCACAAACTCACACTTGTCTTGGTGTGATCCCATGGGTGGTTCTTGCAGGTAAATCTAGTTGACTGGCTGAAGTTGATGGTTGGAAGTAGGCGCTCGGAAGAGGTGGTAGATCCAAACATTGAGGCTAGACCATCAACAAGTGCCCTTAAGCGAGCCCTTTTGACTGCTTTGAGATGTGTTGATCCAGATGGTGACAAAAGACCGAAGATGAGTCAAGTTGTTCGCATGCTTGAATCTGAGGAATATCCTATACCCAGAGAGGTTGCTTCtaaaatcctttctttttttggtctaaTAGCTTCTAAAATCTT
It encodes the following:
- the LOC126688808 gene encoding probable receptor-like protein kinase At5g18500 gives rise to the protein MATDLNTGLSKKTFVFGLKVWVLMGIIVGLFIVVILVLLSFCLTSRKKSKRGNDMLPLSQIPAVSEEIKEIKVDQASANHYFPQDGAFLTLSDKFPDKELEKVLIHSKNGDNGSQSGSFNNVEHEGAGSQSGEEGGAGTLSVHRPSSRPITAPSPLSGLPEFSHLGWGHWFTLRDLDRATNRFSKENIIGEGGYGTVFRGQLINGSPVAVKKLFNNLGQAEKEFRVEVEAIGHVRHKNLVRLLGYCVEGTERLLVYEYVNNGNLEQWLHGAMRQHGFLTWEARMKILLGTAKALAYLHEAIEPKVVHRDIKSSNILIDDDFNAKISDFGLAKLLCAGTSYITTRIMGTFGYVAPEYANSGLLNEKSDVYSFGVVLLEAITGRDPVDYGRPQHEVNLVDWLKLMVGSRRSEEVVDPNIEARPSTSALKRALLTALRCVDPDGDKRPKMSQVVRMLESEEYPIPREDRRRRRSQAGNAEQDSQRENSEMDRNDNPDLRSNGRRNHRA